A single Bremerella cremea DNA region contains:
- a CDS encoding N-6 DNA methylase — protein sequence MIRAKSRQKTEFGDFQTPSELADAVCQRLQTDGVRPASVLEPTCGQGFFLEAAARSFPLAQQLVGREWNADYVASASLRLDHVRDRLDLAQADFFQEDWAQTIASLPGKVLVLGNPPWVTNSQLGSLGSANLPAKSNFQNDRGIAAKTGKANFDISQWMITHLLEALSVRGGTLAMLCKTAVARKVLLHAWQSSLPLGKCSLREINARRHFGAAVDACLLTCEVVPGSFSQSCQVFPSLEASQPTTTLGQYQGNLLASCAEFQRHQHLLAAEPSRRWRSGIKHDCRDVMQFRPEGRGLVNGLGETVELEPDYLFPLVPAGAVFRGETKQPQQMVLVPQTHTGEDTAKIESSAPRTWAYLQRHASRLAARKSSIYRGRPPFSIFGIGEYSFAKWKVAISALHKKLVFRVLGPQEGRPVMLDDTTYFLSFRTRKEAQATANRLNSDEVRSFYEAWIFWDAKRPITSEILQRLAY from the coding sequence ATGATTCGTGCCAAGAGTCGCCAAAAAACCGAATTCGGAGACTTCCAAACTCCCTCCGAACTTGCCGACGCCGTCTGCCAACGCCTGCAGACAGACGGCGTCCGGCCCGCTTCGGTCTTGGAACCTACCTGCGGTCAGGGCTTTTTTCTAGAAGCGGCCGCACGCAGCTTTCCTCTCGCGCAGCAGTTGGTTGGTCGCGAATGGAATGCCGATTATGTCGCCTCGGCCAGTTTGCGACTCGATCATGTCCGCGATCGGCTCGACTTAGCGCAAGCCGATTTCTTCCAGGAAGATTGGGCACAAACCATCGCTTCGCTTCCCGGTAAAGTGCTGGTTCTGGGGAACCCGCCGTGGGTTACCAATTCGCAATTGGGTTCGCTGGGCAGTGCCAACTTGCCTGCCAAGAGCAACTTTCAAAACGATCGAGGCATCGCTGCGAAAACCGGGAAAGCGAACTTTGATATTTCGCAGTGGATGATAACCCATCTGCTTGAAGCTCTCTCGGTACGTGGCGGCACGCTGGCCATGCTCTGTAAAACGGCGGTTGCTCGTAAAGTCCTACTGCACGCTTGGCAGTCGTCGCTCCCGCTGGGTAAGTGCAGCCTTCGTGAGATAAACGCTCGCCGCCATTTTGGTGCTGCGGTTGATGCCTGCTTGTTGACGTGCGAGGTCGTTCCTGGCTCATTTTCGCAATCGTGCCAGGTCTTCCCAAGCTTAGAGGCCAGCCAACCGACGACCACGCTTGGGCAATACCAAGGCAACCTTTTGGCTAGTTGTGCCGAGTTTCAACGCCACCAACACTTGCTCGCAGCCGAACCAAGCCGGCGTTGGCGAAGCGGTATCAAACACGATTGCCGCGACGTGATGCAGTTTCGCCCAGAGGGCAGGGGGCTCGTCAACGGACTGGGGGAAACGGTCGAACTGGAACCGGATTACCTGTTTCCTCTTGTCCCCGCTGGGGCGGTCTTTCGAGGTGAAACGAAACAGCCGCAGCAGATGGTCTTGGTTCCACAAACCCATACTGGCGAAGACACGGCCAAGATTGAATCGAGTGCTCCTCGCACGTGGGCCTATTTGCAGCGACATGCGTCACGCCTGGCAGCCCGTAAGAGTTCGATCTATCGCGGGCGGCCACCTTTTTCGATCTTTGGTATCGGCGAATATTCATTCGCCAAATGGAAGGTGGCCATCTCGGCTTTGCATAAGAAGTTGGTGTTTCGGGTACTCGGCCCGCAAGAGGGTCGTCCGGTGATGCTAGACGACACGACCTACTTCCTTTCCTTTCGCACCCGCAAAGAAGCCCAAGCAACCGCCAATCGCCTGAACAGCGACGAAGTCCGCTCGTTTTACGAAGCCTGGATTTTCTGGGATGCCAAACGCCCAATCACCAGCGAGATCTTACAGCGTCTCGCTTACTAG
- a CDS encoding site-2 protease family protein, giving the protein MESRTDEHNSSPGDLVRSDRRYPQDEDSVDLSPQVERYVHVRRVMPPPPKRRIWLPIFLFLATCLSTFWVGMTHWSPTDVLIWGSGSAPRVYDPLLSSPEIELRRDLLHYASDWRTGFLYMAAMLGILFAHEMGHFIMAVRYRVPASLPYFIPVPISPIGTFGAVIGMDGLRANRKQLFDIGLAGPLAGLVVAVPVLWYGIQQMDLTTPGTGVFKLDLPIAMKWMMQWMQVPGYERGMYINQSQLNPFFMAGWVGLLVTGLNMIPVSQLDGGHVTYTLFGKKAHWIARAFLVVAIIFIFWAEAYNWSVMLILIFLMRPEHPPTSDDSVPIGWFRYGLGILSLSIPILCFPPMAIQMT; this is encoded by the coding sequence ATGGAATCGCGCACCGACGAGCACAATTCTTCCCCTGGCGACTTGGTGCGCAGTGATCGACGATATCCGCAAGACGAAGATTCGGTCGACTTGTCTCCTCAGGTCGAACGTTATGTCCATGTGCGCAGGGTGATGCCCCCCCCTCCGAAGCGTCGCATTTGGTTGCCGATTTTTCTATTCTTGGCAACTTGTTTGTCGACATTCTGGGTGGGAATGACGCACTGGAGCCCCACCGATGTCTTGATTTGGGGAAGTGGTAGTGCGCCGCGGGTGTACGATCCCTTGTTGTCTTCCCCAGAAATTGAATTGCGGCGCGACTTGCTTCACTATGCCTCTGATTGGCGAACCGGTTTTCTCTACATGGCAGCCATGCTGGGGATTTTGTTCGCACACGAAATGGGGCACTTCATCATGGCGGTACGTTATCGGGTGCCGGCCAGCTTGCCTTATTTTATTCCTGTCCCCATTTCGCCGATCGGAACCTTCGGGGCGGTGATCGGCATGGATGGTCTCCGCGCCAATCGGAAGCAACTGTTTGATATCGGTTTAGCAGGGCCTTTGGCAGGGCTGGTCGTGGCAGTGCCGGTGCTTTGGTACGGCATTCAGCAAATGGATTTAACCACGCCAGGAACCGGTGTGTTCAAGCTCGACTTACCAATTGCGATGAAATGGATGATGCAGTGGATGCAAGTCCCTGGGTACGAGCGAGGAATGTACATCAATCAAAGCCAGCTCAATCCCTTCTTTATGGCCGGCTGGGTGGGGCTTCTGGTGACCGGATTGAACATGATTCCTGTCAGCCAATTAGATGGTGGCCATGTGACTTATACTCTTTTCGGGAAGAAGGCCCACTGGATCGCGCGGGCGTTTTTGGTGGTCGCGATCATCTTTATCTTCTGGGCAGAGGCATACAACTGGAGCGTGATGCTTATCCTCATCTTCCTGATGCGGCCAGAGCATCCACCGACCAGCGATGATAGTGTGCCTATCGGATGGTTTCGCTATGGGCTGGGCATTCTTTCGTTGAGTATCCCGATTCTCTGCTTCCCCCCCATGGCCATTCAGATGACTTAA
- a CDS encoding HDOD domain-containing protein yields the protein MAVETTAKGRAQKTLGKESADTEGNSPIVQMISRAQQLYSLPTVAMEVLQLTSNEHANVAQIKECIQRDPAMTVKVLKVVNSPLFGLAGEISDLNQALALLGIKPLKMLVLGFSLPREMLQGIEAEVLAQYWQFSLTKGVAAREIALLLGEKYGDEVFIAGLLSELGALVLLQDLGDAYANFAAKVLQEEADLAEMEWATLGFDHGILGCRLLQSWHLPDALIQVIREGHPSSGVSFERLAGQAMTLRLAHNLAEVLVHHRLELMPKFLEQLAQATQYGADVVENLVIDIQEKLYQLASVLSVSLPEGVNYDDVVSQAYVQLSQVAESAAAPLAKASQVSQRIVESTEGKSLVDSMQQLVQNGMTPLKEEVKAAPVLSDSASQSDEPTAELLVEISASMQRCRDQRRDFSLALFGINDFEDFVMMAGIDEVEALRHVIAVLIDRLSDGIGRVIPCGDKRIAVLMEYHDRHQTVSIARQALDTLGVWAQRRSAQQGADVALSCGVASTCVPPKSLPAKEIFQAALRCSLAASNGGGNAVKSIELL from the coding sequence GTGGCAGTAGAAACGACCGCAAAGGGCCGTGCCCAGAAGACACTTGGGAAAGAATCGGCAGATACCGAGGGCAATAGTCCAATCGTGCAGATGATTTCCCGTGCGCAACAATTATATTCCTTGCCGACGGTAGCGATGGAGGTTCTTCAGCTAACTTCCAACGAACATGCGAATGTTGCCCAGATAAAAGAGTGCATTCAGCGTGACCCAGCAATGACCGTCAAAGTTCTGAAAGTGGTCAACAGCCCTCTATTTGGACTGGCTGGTGAGATTTCCGATCTGAATCAAGCATTGGCTCTTTTGGGGATTAAGCCGCTGAAAATGCTCGTGCTGGGCTTCAGTTTACCCAGAGAAATGTTGCAAGGAATCGAGGCCGAGGTCTTAGCTCAATACTGGCAATTTTCGCTCACAAAAGGGGTTGCTGCGCGTGAGATCGCTTTGCTGTTGGGCGAAAAGTATGGGGACGAGGTATTTATTGCTGGGCTTCTCTCCGAACTCGGAGCGTTGGTTCTACTGCAGGACTTGGGGGACGCTTATGCCAATTTTGCTGCCAAAGTGCTTCAAGAAGAAGCTGATCTCGCTGAGATGGAGTGGGCGACGCTCGGATTCGATCACGGCATTCTGGGGTGTCGGCTGCTGCAGAGTTGGCATTTGCCCGATGCGCTCATTCAAGTGATACGGGAAGGTCATCCTTCTTCTGGCGTTTCCTTCGAGAGACTTGCTGGGCAGGCCATGACGCTGCGTTTGGCGCACAACCTGGCCGAGGTTTTAGTCCATCATCGACTTGAATTGATGCCGAAATTTCTAGAGCAGTTAGCTCAAGCCACGCAGTATGGCGCAGACGTCGTCGAGAATTTAGTGATCGACATTCAGGAGAAGCTCTATCAGTTGGCAAGTGTGCTTTCGGTCTCGTTGCCTGAGGGGGTGAACTACGATGACGTCGTTTCCCAGGCGTACGTTCAGTTGTCTCAGGTTGCCGAGAGTGCAGCGGCTCCTTTGGCGAAAGCAAGTCAAGTTAGCCAGCGTATTGTGGAATCGACCGAAGGAAAGAGCCTGGTCGACTCGATGCAGCAGTTGGTTCAAAACGGAATGACTCCGCTGAAAGAGGAGGTGAAAGCGGCACCTGTTCTTAGCGATTCCGCCAGCCAGTCGGATGAACCAACAGCGGAACTACTTGTCGAGATTTCAGCCAGCATGCAGCGTTGCCGCGATCAGCGGCGCGATTTTTCGCTGGCCTTGTTCGGCATCAACGACTTCGAGGATTTCGTCATGATGGCGGGAATCGACGAGGTGGAGGCTCTGCGGCATGTCATTGCCGTGCTAATTGATCGTTTGAGCGATGGAATTGGGCGGGTCATTCCGTGTGGCGACAAAAGGATTGCCGTGCTTATGGAGTACCACGACCGACATCAAACGGTTTCGATTGCCAGACAAGCCTTAGATACGCTGGGCGTCTGGGCGCAACGTCGTTCCGCGCAGCAAGGTGCCGATGTGGCTTTAAGCTGTGGCGTCGCAAGTACCTGCGTTCCGCCGAAGAGTCTTCCGGCCAAGGAAATCTTTCAGGCGGCCCTGCGGTGTTCGTTGGCGGCTTCTAACGGTGGGGGGAATGCCGTGAAAAGTATAGAGCTGTTATAG
- a CDS encoding DUF1559 domain-containing protein: MIANSAKTPPLPMPLSPRNPISRRPPGFTLVELLVVIAIIGILIGLLLPAVQQAREAARRIQCVNQLKQIGLAWHNHTDTYNAFPTAGYVDRTFVSYENGQPGALNKQAAGWAFQLLPFLEAGNIHQGQPGSTDLDSAKLAMSTPIEGYYCPSRRSAEANPANATPWCLGPDRKPFSGIEKFARAQTDYAGTNQEGTGVLARNWSGSCTSGSPMRCLNRFASVTDGTSNTLMVGEKRMNRSMLGQTQAGDNYGYTAGWDNTTGATQETIRQTTLNPLPDTMTGDGENRFGSSHSSGFNGLMVDGSVRLLPYTIDLNVFRRLGNKSDGEVLQMN; this comes from the coding sequence ATGATCGCTAACAGTGCTAAAACGCCCCCATTACCTATGCCGCTTTCGCCCCGCAACCCGATCTCTCGTCGCCCACCAGGTTTTACCCTGGTCGAGCTACTCGTGGTGATTGCCATCATTGGGATTCTGATCGGTTTGCTTCTCCCGGCGGTTCAACAGGCACGGGAAGCAGCCCGTCGCATCCAATGCGTGAACCAGCTCAAACAGATCGGCCTGGCGTGGCATAACCATACCGATACCTACAACGCCTTCCCTACGGCTGGGTACGTCGACCGCACGTTCGTTAGCTACGAAAACGGACAGCCAGGAGCCCTCAATAAGCAAGCCGCCGGCTGGGCTTTTCAGCTTCTTCCTTTTCTAGAGGCTGGCAACATCCACCAAGGCCAACCAGGCAGCACCGATCTCGATTCCGCTAAACTGGCGATGAGTACGCCCATCGAAGGTTACTATTGCCCCAGCCGTCGCTCGGCAGAAGCCAATCCGGCCAATGCAACTCCGTGGTGCTTAGGGCCAGATCGCAAACCCTTTAGCGGTATCGAGAAGTTCGCCCGCGCCCAAACCGACTACGCCGGCACCAACCAAGAGGGGACTGGTGTCTTGGCCCGTAATTGGAGCGGAAGCTGCACCAGTGGGTCACCAATGCGTTGCCTCAACCGCTTTGCCAGCGTGACCGATGGCACCAGCAATACCCTGATGGTCGGCGAAAAACGCATGAATCGCTCGATGCTTGGCCAAACCCAAGCTGGCGACAACTACGGCTACACCGCCGGCTGGGACAACACGACCGGTGCCACCCAGGAAACAATCCGTCAAACCACCCTCAATCCGCTGCCTGACACGATGACCGGTGACGGAGAAAACCGCTTCGGCTCGTCTCACTCGAGTGGTTTCAACGGTCTGATGGTCGATGGCAGCGTGCGATTGCTTCCCTACACAATCGACCTGAACGTCTTTCGGCGTCTGGGGAATAAGTCGGATGGAGAAGTGTTACAGATGAATTAG
- a CDS encoding LL-diaminopimelate aminotransferase, which yields MSDPYFQQLFAERIGGENYGKGTAIYKFEKIKRAKRKALADYPDRKLVDFGIGENDAMAPEFVRQVMAEEINKPENRGYADNGVADFKEAVAGFMKRFFGVELNAATEINHCIGSKTALAMLPACFINPGDITLMTVPGYPVAGTHTAYYGGNVYKLPLLAENDFFPDLDGIPAEVKEKAKLLVINYPNSPTGKVATREFYEKVVKFAKENNIVVVQDAAHTVLTFEGEPLSFLSVPGAKDVGVEVHSLSKGFDMIGWRIGWVCGNPLLVQAFSDVKDNCDSGQFIAIQKAAAAALGNEEIPKHTKAKYQRRLKKLVEMLKRCGFQCEMPGGTYFLYTKSPTGIEDGPAFATAEEASQYLITQQSICTVPWDDAGAFLRFSVTYVAADEAAEDALMEETEKRLKQISLKFD from the coding sequence ATGAGCGATCCTTACTTCCAGCAGCTGTTTGCCGAACGAATTGGTGGTGAAAACTACGGTAAGGGAACCGCAATCTATAAGTTCGAGAAGATCAAGCGGGCCAAGCGAAAAGCCTTGGCCGACTACCCGGACCGGAAGCTGGTTGACTTTGGCATCGGTGAAAACGACGCCATGGCCCCGGAGTTCGTCCGCCAGGTCATGGCCGAAGAAATCAACAAGCCAGAGAATCGTGGTTACGCCGACAACGGTGTTGCGGACTTTAAAGAGGCCGTGGCTGGCTTTATGAAGCGGTTCTTCGGTGTCGAACTGAATGCGGCCACCGAGATCAATCATTGCATTGGTTCCAAGACCGCTCTCGCAATGCTGCCGGCCTGTTTCATCAACCCAGGCGACATCACGCTGATGACGGTTCCTGGTTACCCGGTTGCTGGAACCCATACCGCATATTACGGCGGTAACGTTTACAAGTTGCCTCTGTTGGCTGAAAACGACTTCTTCCCTGACCTCGACGGCATTCCTGCCGAGGTGAAGGAGAAGGCCAAGTTGTTGGTGATCAACTATCCCAATAGCCCCACAGGCAAGGTGGCGACGCGCGAGTTCTACGAGAAAGTCGTCAAGTTCGCTAAGGAAAATAACATCGTTGTCGTGCAGGACGCCGCGCATACGGTACTGACCTTCGAAGGCGAACCCCTTAGCTTTTTAAGCGTGCCAGGGGCCAAGGATGTTGGTGTGGAAGTCCATTCGTTGTCGAAGGGCTTCGACATGATTGGCTGGCGAATCGGTTGGGTCTGCGGCAATCCTCTGTTGGTCCAAGCGTTCAGCGACGTGAAGGATAACTGCGATAGCGGTCAGTTCATCGCCATCCAAAAAGCGGCCGCGGCCGCGTTGGGTAACGAAGAGATCCCCAAGCACACCAAGGCCAAGTACCAACGCCGCTTGAAGAAGTTGGTCGAAATGCTCAAACGCTGCGGTTTCCAGTGCGAAATGCCTGGCGGGACTTACTTCCTGTATACAAAAAGCCCCACCGGCATCGAAGATGGTCCTGCTTTCGCCACTGCCGAGGAGGCCTCGCAGTATCTCATCACTCAGCAGTCGATCTGCACCGTTCCTTGGGACGATGCCGGAGCGTTCCTGCGATTCTCGGTAACCTACGTGGCTGCCGACGAAGCCGCAGAGGATGCCTTGATGGAAGAGACAGAGAAAAGATTGAAGCAGATTTCGTTGAAGTTCGACTAA
- a CDS encoding glycosyltransferase: protein MQKLMLIIPTLDRSGAEKQLTLLAKGLPRDRFDVSVCALTRGGPYEEELASAGIPVTVIGKKLKVDPPAYWRLKKHIQQVKPDIVHTWLFAANSYGRKAAFAAQVPHVLCGERCVDPWKITHEHIIDRYLDRKTDKIVVNSSGIVDFYTEKGRDKQKFVVIPNGIDLIDGPPTRSKEELWEELRLPPHAKMMLCVGRLWPQKRMKDLIWATEILKRIRDDAFLVIVGDGPQRERLVRYAEQVTIDDKVRIVGQRNDVSDLMKYATLFMLASGYEGQSNALMEAMATGLPVAVSDIPGNRDLVKHDENGYLVGLGQRTEYSRFANFLLEDEPLRKRFAEAARQTIAQQFSIQQMIDRHVALYESL from the coding sequence ATGCAGAAGCTCATGCTCATCATCCCGACCCTCGATCGGTCGGGGGCCGAGAAACAATTGACGCTCTTAGCAAAAGGGTTGCCGCGCGATCGATTTGACGTTTCCGTCTGCGCTTTGACGCGGGGTGGTCCCTACGAAGAAGAGCTCGCCTCGGCTGGGATCCCCGTGACAGTAATCGGGAAGAAGCTGAAGGTCGATCCGCCTGCCTACTGGCGACTGAAAAAACACATTCAGCAGGTGAAACCTGATATCGTCCACACTTGGCTGTTCGCCGCCAACAGCTATGGCCGTAAAGCGGCCTTCGCCGCGCAAGTGCCTCATGTGCTATGTGGCGAGCGATGTGTCGACCCCTGGAAAATCACGCACGAACATATCATCGATCGCTATCTCGATCGCAAGACCGACAAGATCGTCGTCAACAGCAGCGGCATTGTCGACTTCTACACCGAGAAAGGGCGCGACAAGCAGAAGTTTGTTGTCATTCCTAACGGGATCGACCTGATTGATGGCCCGCCGACTAGGAGCAAAGAAGAGCTGTGGGAAGAACTTCGCTTGCCTCCGCACGCCAAGATGATGCTCTGCGTTGGCCGGCTCTGGCCACAGAAACGGATGAAAGACCTGATTTGGGCGACCGAGATCTTGAAGCGAATTCGGGACGATGCCTTTCTGGTAATCGTTGGAGATGGCCCACAACGGGAACGTCTGGTGCGGTATGCAGAGCAGGTCACGATTGACGACAAGGTGCGCATCGTTGGCCAGCGAAACGATGTTTCTGATTTGATGAAGTACGCCACCCTGTTCATGCTGGCCAGCGGGTACGAAGGGCAGTCGAACGCGCTCATGGAGGCCATGGCTACCGGGCTGCCGGTGGCTGTCAGCGATATTCCAGGCAATCGCGACCTCGTTAAGCATGACGAGAACGGCTATTTGGTGGGGCTGGGGCAGCGGACGGAATATTCGCGGTTTGCCAACTTTCTGCTGGAAGACGAGCCGCTACGAAAGCGTTTTGCGGAAGCCGCTCGGCAGACGATCGCCCAGCAGTTTAGTATTCAGCAAATGATCGACCGGCACGTCGCTTTGTACGAGAGCTTGTAG
- a CDS encoding alpha/beta hydrolase-fold protein, protein MNEPTMHGNWRNETVDGHTCELFEPQKRNEHGYVGIYLHGVHLGKLWNSPAFVAALEEIGLPVVAPVTERSWWTDRICPEFDPTRSAQHYLLESVLPFIERQYGARPPKIALFGTSMGGQGSLRFAYKFPDTFPVVAAVSPAIDYQNRMRDDPEDNLWQMYDNAEQARQETATLHIHPLNWPRNQFFCCCPEDSSWWESSDRLRMKLQSLGVPHTCDLETKGGGHGFGYYSLMAPKIVAFLWDALEKERRRIV, encoded by the coding sequence ATGAACGAACCCACCATGCACGGCAACTGGCGAAACGAAACCGTTGACGGCCATACCTGCGAGTTGTTCGAGCCGCAGAAACGGAACGAGCACGGCTACGTGGGGATCTACTTGCATGGGGTTCATCTGGGCAAGCTGTGGAATAGCCCCGCGTTTGTCGCTGCGTTGGAAGAGATTGGTCTGCCGGTCGTCGCTCCGGTAACCGAGCGGAGCTGGTGGACTGATCGCATCTGCCCAGAGTTCGATCCCACCCGGTCAGCTCAGCACTATTTGCTGGAAAGCGTGCTCCCCTTCATCGAGCGGCAGTACGGAGCAAGGCCGCCTAAGATTGCCCTGTTTGGCACCAGCATGGGGGGGCAAGGCTCGTTGCGATTTGCCTATAAATTTCCGGATACGTTCCCAGTGGTGGCGGCCGTGAGCCCGGCGATTGATTATCAAAACCGGATGCGAGACGATCCGGAAGACAATCTGTGGCAGATGTACGACAACGCCGAACAAGCCCGGCAAGAGACCGCCACGCTGCATATTCATCCCCTGAATTGGCCCAGGAATCAATTCTTTTGCTGCTGTCCCGAGGACTCCTCTTGGTGGGAAAGCTCAGATCGATTACGAATGAAACTTCAGTCGCTGGGCGTGCCCCATACGTGTGATTTGGAAACGAAGGGGGGCGGGCACGGTTTTGGTTACTACAGCCTAATGGCTCCCAAGATTGTGGCGTTTCTGTGGGACGCCTTGGAAAAAGAACGCCGTCGAATCGTCTAG
- the hpt gene encoding hypoxanthine phosphoribosyltransferase, which produces MHTLIETNQLALRVTELAEEVREAYGDEPLTVLGVMTGSLVLMADLIRQLDMPLRVGVMQARSYRGTATTAGDLALNLEMMPQVAGQNVLIVDDIFDTGHTLENVLAGIRQQSPISVRSLVLLSKSERHEVAIRPDFIGFHIPNEFVVGYGLDYQDHYRNLPFVAALEDHEIASHA; this is translated from the coding sequence TTGCATACCTTGATCGAAACCAACCAACTTGCCCTGCGGGTTACCGAGTTGGCAGAAGAAGTCCGCGAGGCTTACGGAGACGAGCCGTTGACCGTGCTGGGCGTGATGACCGGCAGCTTAGTGCTGATGGCCGACTTAATTCGCCAGCTTGACATGCCGCTGCGGGTTGGCGTGATGCAGGCCCGCAGCTATCGCGGCACAGCAACCACCGCTGGCGACTTGGCGTTGAACCTAGAGATGATGCCCCAAGTGGCAGGGCAAAACGTACTGATCGTTGACGATATCTTCGATACCGGGCACACGCTGGAAAACGTTTTAGCCGGAATTCGCCAACAGAGCCCGATTTCTGTCCGCTCTTTGGTGCTGCTGAGCAAGTCAGAACGCCATGAGGTGGCAATTCGGCCTGACTTTATCGGCTTTCATATTCCCAACGAGTTCGTTGTGGGTTACGGTTTGGATTATCAAGACCACTACCGCAACCTGCCGTTTGTCGCGGCGTTGGAAGACCACGAGATCGCATCACACGCATGA
- a CDS encoding glycosyltransferase family 4 protein, with the protein MSSLRLALVTRRFWPLVGGAEMVMANLAEELTRQGHQVQIVTAQWHPNWPKQISHRGIPVIRLPNPSLRGWGTVCYMMALGRWLRTQEKELDAVYVSMLKHSSVVATSRLRKSKVPVILRAEGAGDTGDCAFHETANFGQRIRRNCQAADGFVAPSQQIFDEMVSAGFSREKIRFIPNGVPVGPERTPQQRRAARVALAAANPILTLAESAPLAVFTGRLHPGKGLTRAVRAWPQVLQKFPNARLWIVGEGPQESELTAMIDAMGLQSRIILPGAFDTVEDVLAAADTFILPSLHEGMSIALLEAMAARLPCVVSDIPGNRILIQPEENGLTFPVDDHNMLAAHLVRVMQDTQLAARLGEAARSRVIENFSLRRSTLDHVALFESLRETKRLTM; encoded by the coding sequence ATGAGTTCGCTTCGCTTGGCCCTGGTTACGCGCCGATTTTGGCCTCTGGTCGGGGGCGCTGAAATGGTCATGGCCAACCTGGCGGAAGAACTCACCCGGCAAGGGCACCAAGTGCAAATTGTTACGGCACAGTGGCACCCGAACTGGCCCAAGCAAATCTCTCATCGCGGCATTCCGGTCATCCGCCTTCCCAATCCATCGCTGCGCGGCTGGGGCACCGTTTGCTACATGATGGCCTTGGGACGCTGGCTGCGAACTCAAGAAAAGGAACTCGACGCCGTCTATGTTTCCATGCTGAAGCATAGTTCGGTGGTGGCCACCTCTCGGCTGAGAAAGAGCAAGGTGCCGGTCATCTTGAGGGCCGAAGGGGCGGGGGACACCGGCGACTGTGCATTTCATGAAACAGCCAACTTTGGTCAGCGCATCCGCCGCAACTGCCAAGCCGCCGACGGCTTTGTCGCGCCCAGCCAGCAAATCTTCGACGAGATGGTCTCGGCCGGGTTCAGCCGCGAAAAGATCCGCTTCATCCCCAACGGCGTGCCAGTGGGACCAGAACGCACACCACAACAACGACGGGCGGCTCGCGTTGCCCTCGCTGCGGCGAATCCAATCCTAACCTTGGCAGAATCGGCCCCCCTGGCGGTCTTCACCGGTCGGCTTCATCCCGGCAAAGGGCTCACGCGGGCCGTGCGAGCCTGGCCCCAGGTGCTGCAGAAGTTCCCCAATGCCCGGCTCTGGATCGTAGGCGAAGGTCCGCAAGAGAGCGAACTGACCGCGATGATCGACGCGATGGGGCTCCAAAGCCGGATCATTCTCCCTGGTGCGTTTGATACCGTCGAAGACGTGCTGGCCGCTGCCGATACGTTCATCCTTCCTTCGCTGCACGAGGGAATGTCGATCGCCCTGCTCGAAGCCATGGCGGCGCGGCTTCCTTGCGTCGTGAGCGATATCCCTGGCAATCGGATTCTCATCCAACCAGAAGAAAACGGCCTTACCTTTCCTGTCGACGACCACAACATGCTTGCAGCCCATCTTGTTCGTGTGATGCAAGACACGCAACTGGCAGCTCGCCTGGGAGAAGCAGCGAGAAGCCGCGTGATTGAGAACTTCAGCCTCCGCCGTAGCACGCTCGATCACGTTGCCTTGTTTGAATCGCTGCGAGAGACCAAACGCTTGACGATGTGA
- a CDS encoding SGNH/GDSL hydrolase family protein translates to MPAYDADVFGIVVMTSGGNDLIHSYGRAAPRECAMYGATLAEAEPWIKAFRLRLDEMLDKIEAKFPGGCEIYLADIYDPTDGVGDAPSVFLPDWPDALAIHGEYNEAIRKVIAKRDNVHLVPLHETFLGHGSHCRQFWRATYVAEDPYYWFYSNIEDPNDRGYDAIRRVFLNTIAEQTSLRKPGLTAE, encoded by the coding sequence TTGCCAGCGTATGATGCGGATGTCTTTGGCATCGTGGTGATGACCTCGGGGGGAAACGATCTGATCCACAGCTACGGCCGTGCTGCTCCACGCGAGTGTGCGATGTATGGAGCAACGCTTGCGGAAGCGGAGCCGTGGATTAAAGCGTTTCGTCTGCGTCTGGACGAGATGCTCGATAAGATCGAGGCAAAGTTTCCAGGGGGATGCGAGATCTATCTGGCGGATATTTACGATCCAACCGACGGTGTCGGCGACGCGCCGAGTGTCTTCTTACCTGATTGGCCCGATGCGCTGGCAATTCATGGCGAGTACAACGAAGCAATCCGAAAGGTAATCGCCAAGCGAGACAATGTTCACCTGGTTCCGTTGCATGAAACTTTTCTGGGGCACGGATCGCATTGTCGCCAATTCTGGCGAGCGACCTATGTTGCCGAAGATCCCTATTACTGGTTCTACAGCAACATCGAAGATCCCAACGATCGGGGATACGATGCGATCCGGCGTGTGTTTCTGAACACCATTGCCGAGCAAACTTCGCTCCGAAAACCGGGGCTGACTGCCGAGTAA